The sequence CGAGATCCAGAACGGCAACATGCTGGCGCTGCCCAAGGCGCCGACCTTCGATCCCTGGCTGAAGGCCTGGGGCGAGACCTGCGTCGGCCTCACCTGCGCCGGCATCAAGGGCTATTTCTGGAACTCCATCAAGATGGTGGTTCCCGCCGTGTTGATCTCGACCATGCTCGGCGCGCTCAACGGCTACGTGCTGACCAAATGGCGCTTTCGCGGCGCGACACTGGTGTTCGGGCTGATGCTGTTCGCCTGCTTCATCCCGTTCCAGTCGGTGCTGCTGCCGATGGCGACGATCCTCGGCAGCGTCGGCCGTTTCGGCGTGACGCTGCAGAACTCGGTCGGAACGAGTTTCGGCCTCGGCAATTCGACGGTCAATCTCGTCTTCGTCCACGTCGTCTACGGCATCGGCTTCACCACGCTGTTCTTCCGCAATTACTACGAGGCCTTTCCGACCGAATTGATCAAGGCTGCACAGGTCGATGGCGCCTCCTTCTTCCAGATCTTCCGCCGCATTATGCTGCCGAACTCGATGCCGATCTTCGTCGTCACCGTCATCTACCAGTTCACCAACATCTGGAACGACTTCCTGTTCGCCTCCGCCTATGCCGGCACCGGCGACGCCATGCCGATGACGGTAGCGCTGAACAACGTCGTCAACACCTCGACCGGCGTCGTCGAATACAACGTCAATATGGCGGCCGCGATGATCGCGGCTCTCCCCACCCTGATCGTCTATGTCGTCGCCGGCCGCTATTTCGTGCGCGGGCTGATGGCGGGCGCGGTCAAAGGCTGACCAATTCAGAAGGAACGACCATGGCTTTTCTGGAAATTGACGGGCTGAAGAAGCGCTTCGGGAATGTTGAGATCCT is a genomic window of Mesorhizobium huakuii containing:
- a CDS encoding carbohydrate ABC transporter permease; protein product: MSAVATPARQASGGISTKTINRIVIYGLLALFALFYLMPLFVMLVTSFKTMDEIQNGNMLALPKAPTFDPWLKAWGETCVGLTCAGIKGYFWNSIKMVVPAVLISTMLGALNGYVLTKWRFRGATLVFGLMLFACFIPFQSVLLPMATILGSVGRFGVTLQNSVGTSFGLGNSTVNLVFVHVVYGIGFTTLFFRNYYEAFPTELIKAAQVDGASFFQIFRRIMLPNSMPIFVVTVIYQFTNIWNDFLFASAYAGTGDAMPMTVALNNVVNTSTGVVEYNVNMAAAMIAALPTLIVYVVAGRYFVRGLMAGAVKG